In Natator depressus isolate rNatDep1 chromosome 9, rNatDep2.hap1, whole genome shotgun sequence, a single genomic region encodes these proteins:
- the LOC141993540 gene encoding hepatic and glial cell adhesion molecule-like, with protein sequence MERSGAPLLVCFLLMVLIWVHEIPAVNFTHITARTLSPCYSANLTPTSDRLISAVGCTVVFSPPGLNFSTGIVRWDYKNVSSTVLSILVYFKDQSKVDLHPSYNGNVEFSKTNWTLQIKLQLGDGGLYRFRTSSHETNWFQLGVIEPLSQPELRSNSSLVGSTTEVVCKVPVGKVDSYQWKKDGKHLPEDSRFLLFQNDSMLRILNTTLSDNGVYTCEVSNQVSWNETSLKLDIQNPSNVVVGVVVVIVIFVLVAVLYVSRKHLRCPTQCFCGDSALRRCFSGGRSSGPGGHVDCKEQTSPSSGTPETTAALLDLNPLDSERPPNQASAES encoded by the exons ATGGAGCGTTCCGGAGCTCCG CTGCTGGTTTGTTTTCTCCTCATGGTGTTGATCTGGGTCCATGAAATTCCAGCAGTAAACTTCACACACATTACAG CACGGACTCTTTCTCCATGTTACTCTGCTAATCTTACACCAACATCAGACAGGCTAATCTCTGCTGTAGGCTGCACTGTGGTGTTCTCTCCACCAGGCCTGAATTTTAGCACTGGGATTGTACGCTGGGATTATAAAAATGTCTCCTCCACAGTTCTGTCCATCTTAGTATATTTTAAGGACCAATCAAAAGTTGATTTGCATCCTTCATATAATGGGAACGTTGAGTTCAGCAAAACCAATTGGACTCTCCAAATAAAATTGCAGTTGGGAGATGGAGGACTGTACAGATTTAGAACAAGCTCCCACGAAACTAATTGGTTCCAGCTCGGGGTTATTG AGCCCTTGTCTCAGCCAGAGCTCCGGAGCAACTCTTCCTTGGTGGGCTCCACCACCGAAGTTGTCTGTAAGGTGCCAGTAGGGAAAGTTGATTCCTATCAGTGGAAGAAGGATGGCAAGCATCTCCCTGAAGACAGTCGCTTCCTGCTCTTTCAGAATGACAGCATGTTACGTATACTGAACACAACACTGTCTGACAATGGGGTGTACACCTGCGAAGTCAGCAATCAAGTCAGCTGGAATGAAACCTCCCTGAAACTAGACATCCAGA ATCCTTCAAATGTGGTTGTGGGAGTCGTTGTGGTGATTGTCATTTTTGTACTAG ttGCTGTTTTATATGTTTCAAGGAAACATCTCAGGTGTCCAACACAGTGCTTCTGTGGAGACTCTG CTCTTAGACGCTGTTTTTCTGGCGGTCGCTCAAGTGGACCAGGGGGACACGTGGACTGTAAGGAGCAAACATCACCATCTTCTGGGACCCCAGAAACCACTGCGGCACTCTTGGACCTTAATCCTCTTGATTCTGAAAGGCCTCCTAACCAGGCTTCAGCTGAGTCCTGA